The following is a genomic window from Halichoerus grypus chromosome 5, mHalGry1.hap1.1, whole genome shotgun sequence.
GGCGCCCGGCTCGACCCCGCCCGAACGTCCCACCCTCCCGCGATAGGGGAGCGTCCGCCGGGAAGGAGAGGACGACTAAGTGGCACAGCTTCTTCCGAGTGCTGTCGtgggtggctctgaaaagagcctttggatGGATAGGATGGAAGGTCGAGCCGGACGCGCACTTTAAGCCCGCTCCCCGCGGATGCGGCGGGCCAGCTGGATGTCCTTGGGCATGATGGTGACGCGCTTGGCGTGGATGGCGCACAGGTTCGTGTCCTCGAACAGCCCCACCAGGTAGGCCTCGCTCGCCTCCTGCAGCGCCATCACGGCCGAGCTCTGGAAGCGCAGGTCCGTCTTGAAGTCCTGCGCGATCTCGCGCACCAGCCGCTGGAACGGCAGCTTGCGGATCAGCAGCTCGGTGGACTTCTGGTAGCGCCGGATCTCGCGCAGGGCCACGGTGCCCGGCCGGTAGCGGTGCGGCTTCTTCACGCCGCCCGT
Proteins encoded in this region:
- the LOC144381869 gene encoding histone H3, whose amino-acid sequence is MARTKQTARKSTGGKAPRKQLATKAARKSAPATGGVKKPHRYRPGTVALREIRRYQKSTELLIRKLPFQRLVREIAQDFKTDLRFQSSAVMALQEASEAYLVGLFEDTNLCAIHAKRVTIMPKDIQLARRIRGERA